The following proteins come from a genomic window of Miscanthus floridulus cultivar M001 chromosome 2, ASM1932011v1, whole genome shotgun sequence:
- the LOC136540166 gene encoding photosynthetic NDH subunit of lumenal location 1, chloroplastic-like isoform X1, with amino-acid sequence MASLQNLICSVSKQLVVPNCAVTAKPNGASPSVVAASLQEGSLNDSKVTKRRLALFGAGALATGLLKTSSAFAEEVPKNYKSYVDAKDGYSYLYPAEWRDFDFLGHDSAFKDKNFALQCVRVGFIPTEKTDIRDLGPMDEAIFNLVNNVYAAPNQIPSVYDMQERTVDGKNYWTFEYDLEAPGYGVSAFATVAIGNGRYYTLIVTANERRWSRLRNRLKVVADSFKISDLTA; translated from the exons ATGGCAAGCTTGCAGAATCTGATTTGCTCCGTATccaaacaa TTGGTTGTGCCAAATTGTGCGGTGACTGCCAAACCGAATGGGGCTTCTCCCTCAGTTGTGGCAGCAAGCTTGCAAGAAGGATCTTTGAATGACAGTA AGGTCACGAAAAGGCGATTAGCTTTGTTTGGTGCTGGAGCATTAGCCACTGGCCTACTGAAGACAAGCTCTGCATTTGCTGAAG AAGTACCGAAGAATTATAAGTCTTACGTGGATGCGAAAGATGGATACTCATATCTTTATCCAGCTGAATGGAGG GATTTCGACTTCTTGGGTCATGATTCAGCATTCAAAGATAAAAATTTTGCCCTTCAGTGTGTTCGTGTGGGATTTATTCCTACTGAGAAAACAGATATCCGCGACCTAGGACCAATGGATGAG GCCATCTTCAATCTGGTAAACAACGTTTATGCTGCCCCGAATCAAATACCGTCGGTCTATGACATGCAAGAG CGTACTGTTGACGGCAAGAACTACTGGACGTTTGAGTACGATCTGGAGGCTCCGGGCTACGGAGTTTCTGCGTTTGCAACGGTCGCCATTGGTAACG GTCGATACTACACGCTGATCGTGACCGCGAACGAACGCCGGTGGAGCAGACTGCGGAACAGGCTCAAAGTCGTCGCGGACTCATTCAAGATCTCGGATCTGACAGCGTGA
- the LOC136540166 gene encoding photosynthetic NDH subunit of lumenal location 1, chloroplastic-like isoform X2 encodes MASLQNLICSVSKQLVVPNCAVTAKPNGASPSVVAASLQEGSLNDKVTKRRLALFGAGALATGLLKTSSAFAEEVPKNYKSYVDAKDGYSYLYPAEWRDFDFLGHDSAFKDKNFALQCVRVGFIPTEKTDIRDLGPMDEAIFNLVNNVYAAPNQIPSVYDMQERTVDGKNYWTFEYDLEAPGYGVSAFATVAIGNGRYYTLIVTANERRWSRLRNRLKVVADSFKISDLTA; translated from the exons ATGGCAAGCTTGCAGAATCTGATTTGCTCCGTATccaaacaa TTGGTTGTGCCAAATTGTGCGGTGACTGCCAAACCGAATGGGGCTTCTCCCTCAGTTGTGGCAGCAAGCTTGCAAGAAGGATCTTTGAATGACA AGGTCACGAAAAGGCGATTAGCTTTGTTTGGTGCTGGAGCATTAGCCACTGGCCTACTGAAGACAAGCTCTGCATTTGCTGAAG AAGTACCGAAGAATTATAAGTCTTACGTGGATGCGAAAGATGGATACTCATATCTTTATCCAGCTGAATGGAGG GATTTCGACTTCTTGGGTCATGATTCAGCATTCAAAGATAAAAATTTTGCCCTTCAGTGTGTTCGTGTGGGATTTATTCCTACTGAGAAAACAGATATCCGCGACCTAGGACCAATGGATGAG GCCATCTTCAATCTGGTAAACAACGTTTATGCTGCCCCGAATCAAATACCGTCGGTCTATGACATGCAAGAG CGTACTGTTGACGGCAAGAACTACTGGACGTTTGAGTACGATCTGGAGGCTCCGGGCTACGGAGTTTCTGCGTTTGCAACGGTCGCCATTGGTAACG GTCGATACTACACGCTGATCGTGACCGCGAACGAACGCCGGTGGAGCAGACTGCGGAACAGGCTCAAAGTCGTCGCGGACTCATTCAAGATCTCGGATCTGACAGCGTGA
- the LOC136540165 gene encoding E3 ubiquitin-protein ligase CSU1-like, producing MPQRHSKNNNDLAFFTYEEKRKLGYGTQRERLGKDSIKPFDACCLCLKPLMDPLCCPKGHTFCKECILECLLAQKKDIKRKLAAHEAQKKQEKEEEEEKLILQKAKELDAFDQQNHGAVPQYHDRSGSQDKNGFHGANSVKVTSFEEEALRNMKAFWLPSATPEATVKVDAPSTDTICPEGQEKLKLKSLFPISFTEETADQKSKKGVEKSYMCPSCKSTLTNTMSLVAVSTCGHVFCKKCSDKFLVKDKACLECSKPFKERNLVPLEKGGTGFAAHDECLEARDFKHLGSGSGLGLVKPAPKAY from the exons ATGCCGCAGCGGCACTCGAAGAACAACAACGACCTCGCCTTCTTCACGTACGAGGAGAAGCGGAAGCTCGGGTACGGCACGCAGCGGGAGCGTCTGGGAAAGGACTCCATCAAGCCCTTCGACGCCTGCTGCCTCTGCCTCAAGCCGCTCATGGACCCGCTCTGCTGCCCCAAGGGCCACACCTTCTGTAAGGAGTGCATCCTCGAATGCCTCCTCGCCCAGAAGAAGGACATCAAGCG CAAGCTAGCAGCTCACGAGGCCCAGAAAAagcaagagaaggaggaggaggaggagaagctaaTTCTGCAGAAGGCTAAGGAGTTGGATGCCTTTGACCAGCAGAATCATGGGGCTGTTCCCCAGTACCATGATCGCAGTGGTTCCCAAGACAAGAATGGGTTTCATGGAGCAAACAGTGTGAAGGTCACTTCTTTTGAAGAGGAAGCCCTCCGCAACATGAAGGCATTCTGGCTCCCTTCAGCTACTCCTGAAGCTACGGTCAAGGTAGATGCACCCTCCACCGACACTATCTGCCCTGAGGGGCaggagaagctcaagttgaaatCGCTCTTCCCTATCTCATTCACGGAGGAAACTGCTGATCAAAAGAGCAAGAAGGGAGTGGAAAAGAGCTACATGTGCCCTAGTTGCAAATCCACTCTCACAAATACCATGTCCCTTGTGGCGGTCAGCACCTGTGGCCACGTCTTCTGCAAGAAGTGCTCAGACAAGTTTCTAGTAAAGGATAAAGCTTGCTTAGAGTGCAGCAAACCATTCAAGGAGAGGAATCTGGTTCCATTGGAGAAAGGAGGAACTGGGTTTGCTGCGCATGATGAATGCTTGGAGGCAAGGGATTTCAAGCATTTGGGTAGTGGTTCTGGGTTAGGACTAGTGAAGCCTGCACCAAAAGCTTACTAG